The following proteins come from a genomic window of Finegoldia magna ATCC 29328:
- a CDS encoding ABC transporter substrate-binding protein: MKKLKLLAFLMAFAFILTACGKPADKKGTDAPNAPAVEGTEKGSSKKGGLMVLGVGSDPSSVNPLFANDRVSLTITNVLYDKLYNVKSGKVVYDGLAESMTPSEDHLTYTLKLKDGIKWHDGKDITADDIIFTYDSILDDKQNAKGQNVLKSDAGVVKYKKVDDKTIEYKLPKVDMTFLNGIAGISPIPKHVFEGEAEIAKSPKNAKPIGSGPFKFKEHKTGELYQVERFEDYHGDVAKLDGIAFKVIPDANASMVALEKGEISVSYIKPKDVAKFEKNGNFEIVTFPEGMVDNLFFRLNSEKLKDVKVRQAISYAIDKTKLIQGTYLSKDFADPAYSVFSTNTGFFSDDVEKYDYNVEKAKKLLKEAGKANLELKLMYTSGSPAQEKESLLIQEMLKKVGINVELLPMERATFIEKLLDKSNHDFDMAINGYVMGDSPDSYASIFKSDSSENFSNYNNPKIDELFKQAKVETDEAKRGEKYKEIQQILADDAVEYPVANVKSILAVRKEFKNLDAANPAPIHMFDYFNKIESK; this comes from the coding sequence TAACGCACCGGCTGTTGAAGGAACTGAAAAAGGTTCTTCTAAAAAAGGTGGACTTATGGTCCTAGGTGTTGGATCTGATCCTTCATCTGTTAACCCTCTATTTGCAAACGACAGAGTTTCATTAACTATTACAAATGTATTGTATGACAAGTTATACAATGTTAAGTCAGGGAAAGTTGTATATGATGGTCTAGCTGAATCTATGACTCCATCTGAAGACCATTTAACTTATACTTTAAAGTTAAAAGATGGTATAAAGTGGCATGATGGTAAGGACATAACAGCAGATGATATTATATTTACCTATGACAGTATATTAGATGATAAGCAAAATGCTAAGGGACAAAATGTTCTTAAGTCAGATGCTGGTGTTGTTAAATACAAAAAAGTTGATGACAAGACAATTGAATACAAATTACCTAAGGTAGATATGACTTTCTTAAATGGTATAGCTGGTATCTCTCCTATTCCGAAACATGTATTCGAAGGAGAAGCAGAAATTGCTAAGAGTCCAAAAAATGCAAAACCAATAGGAAGTGGCCCTTTCAAATTCAAAGAACATAAGACTGGTGAATTATACCAAGTTGAAAGATTTGAAGACTACCATGGTGATGTTGCTAAACTTGATGGTATAGCTTTCAAGGTTATTCCTGATGCAAACGCATCAATGGTTGCGCTTGAAAAAGGAGAAATTTCTGTTTCATATATCAAACCTAAAGACGTAGCTAAATTTGAAAAGAATGGCAACTTTGAAATTGTTACATTCCCTGAAGGAATGGTTGACAACCTATTCTTCAGATTAAACTCTGAAAAATTAAAGGACGTAAAAGTTCGTCAAGCTATTTCATATGCAATTGACAAAACTAAACTAATTCAAGGAACATATTTAAGTAAAGACTTTGCAGATCCTGCATATTCAGTTTTCTCAACTAACACTGGTTTCTTTAGTGATGATGTTGAAAAGTATGATTACAATGTAGAAAAGGCAAAAAAACTTTTAAAGGAAGCTGGTAAGGCAAACTTAGAACTTAAATTAATGTACACTTCTGGAAGTCCTGCTCAAGAAAAAGAAAGTCTATTAATTCAAGAAATGCTTAAAAAAGTTGGAATAAATGTAGAACTTCTTCCAATGGAAAGAGCAACTTTCATCGAAAAGTTATTAGATAAATCTAACCACGACTTTGACATGGCTATAAACGGATATGTAATGGGAGACAGCCCTGACTCATACGCTTCAATATTTAAGAGCGACTCTTCTGAAAACTTCAGTAATTACAACAATCCAAAGATTGATGAGCTATTCAAACAAGCTAAAGTAGAAACTGACGAAGCTAAGCGTGGAGAAAAATATAAAGAAATCCAACAAATACTTGCTGATGATGCAGTAGAATATCCTGTTGCAAATGTAAAATCAATTCTTGCAGTTCGTAAAGAGTTTAAAAACTTAGATGCAGCAAACCCTGCACCTATTCACATGTTTGATTACTTCAACAAGATTGAATCAAAATAA
- a CDS encoding ABC transporter permease: MTRLILRRLLQTIPMIITISIVSFLLVRIAPSDPVRAMITPESTVEDIERVRENMGLNDSYFVQYKRWAGDILKGDFGYSFSNHRPVLDQVTERLPATLGLMGSAFLISIIVGTIIGIISGMSKGGIVDKIFTLLSYIGISIPSFWFAMMLVHLFSLKLGLLPSIGMRTLGVETTADLIKHSILPVLTLSIGDTAVISRYVRARVMDQLKEDYVMTELAQGSSKKELFFKSILKNSLLPLITLVGMSLPRLVSGAFITESIFGWPGLGQLGMNSIFTADYPLIMATTMFASVLLILGNLISDILYGIVDPRIKEMN; the protein is encoded by the coding sequence ATGACAAGACTTATACTTAGACGACTTTTACAAACCATACCTATGATAATAACTATTTCCATAGTTTCCTTTTTGCTTGTAAGAATCGCACCATCTGACCCAGTTAGGGCAATGATAACACCTGAGTCTACAGTGGAAGACATAGAAAGAGTCAGAGAGAACATGGGCCTTAATGACAGTTACTTTGTTCAGTACAAAAGATGGGCAGGAGATATTTTAAAAGGCGACTTTGGCTACTCATTTTCAAATCACAGACCTGTGCTGGATCAGGTTACCGAAAGACTACCGGCAACTTTAGGACTTATGGGAAGTGCGTTTTTAATTTCAATTATAGTCGGTACAATTATCGGTATTATTTCAGGAATGAGCAAAGGAGGTATAGTAGATAAGATTTTTACACTGCTTTCCTACATAGGAATATCCATACCTTCATTCTGGTTTGCAATGATGCTTGTGCATCTTTTTTCATTAAAATTAGGGCTTCTTCCATCAATTGGAATGAGAACTCTTGGTGTTGAAACAACAGCAGACCTAATAAAGCACTCCATCCTACCAGTACTTACTTTAAGCATCGGTGATACAGCTGTAATTAGTAGATATGTAAGAGCAAGGGTGATGGATCAATTAAAAGAAGATTATGTAATGACAGAACTTGCCCAAGGTAGTTCAAAGAAAGAGCTTTTCTTTAAAAGTATTCTTAAAAACTCTCTCCTTCCACTTATCACGCTAGTTGGAATGAGCTTACCAAGACTTGTTTCAGGTGCCTTTATAACTGAAAGCATCTTTGGATGGCCAGGCCTTGGACAACTTGGTATGAACTCAATCTTTACAGCAGACTACCCTCTAATAATGGCAACTACTATGTTTGCATCTGTATTATTAATTCTTGGAAACTTAATCTCAGATATACTTTACGGAATTGTAGACCCAAGAATAAAGGAGATGAATTAA